A genomic window from Triticum urartu cultivar G1812 chromosome 7, Tu2.1, whole genome shotgun sequence includes:
- the LOC125519186 gene encoding serine/threonine-protein phosphatase 7 long form homolog, with translation MYKLYQSELDAITPEQVIWEPYGTGDSFGNPLEFRLNPMCTRDRDLWRMRCPLICNWAVELHLPHRVRRQFGLFQAHPPEWEDTDKLLHALDRKRQRKIKDWAKHHRKYVVQFALSVEQARAGKGVQLREHCPVAFNNYLTWFLASTRVEVCKPAYAEEILEEPTVFDEVAQHQYNALVRKGNSVIPSAPNELCGICPLCFSFTLFTSSLA, from the exons ATGTACAAGTTGTACCAGAGTGAGCTTGACGCGATCACGCCTGAGCAG GTGATATGGGAGCCGTATGGAACAGGAGATAGTTTTGGTAACCCTTTAGAGTTCAGGCTGAATCCGATGTGCACTAGGGATAGGGATCTCTGGCGTATGCGGTGCCCACTCATATGCAACTGGGCGGTTGAGCTTCACCTCCCACATCGAGTGCGCCGTCAGTTTGGTTTGTTCCAGGCACATCCGCCGGAGTGGGAGGACACAGACAAGTTGCTACACGC GTTGGATAGGAAAAGGCAGCGGAAGATTAAGGATTGGGCCAAGCATCACAGAAAGTATGTCGTACAGTTTGCGCTTAGTGTGGAGCAAGCTAGGGCTGGAAAAGGAGTCCAGCTTCGTGAGCACTGCCCTGTAGCGTTCAACAACTATCTCACATGGTTTCTTGCAAGTACCCGTGTGGAGGTATGCAAGCCGGCGTATGCTGAGGAGATTTTGGAAGAACCCACTGTTTTTGATGAGGTAGCCCAACACCAGTACAACGCATTAGTCAGGAAAGGCAACTCAGTGATCCCTTCAGCTCCAAATGAACTTTGTGGTATTTGCCCTCTTTGCTTTTCATTCACACTATTCACATCTTCGCTTGCCTAA
- the LOC125521869 gene encoding uncharacterized protein LOC125521869 gives MLCVRAEDALAAAAAVAAASDKMRASVTLGGSIQRAMQRMGRGGRRSGGDACPTPPPPPEQEQERPARLAAGSGEASVSASCSADDSSNGGGKREGAWRGGMRRYRSQLEQEVRNLQRQLQEEIDMHLALTDAITHDAELILKSSTKLPNKAQELVDSISSLEITISKLETDLSDLRYQLCHVRTERLLVESNPECLLSTPSTSKCTGDEHTSALRDFKLEEYESVQSMEEYLYPELEERHDVEKESENREKMSTSGQLEEHQDVSLNIFLEKHQDEEMQEPSSTEKDGKEYLGIDALSFREPDPKKHSMNGNMCNNPNQLSGEMVRCMRDIFLHLSRSSKISPKLSSDNSSSSAGCLSGSTFTSVSDSSLMASVLRSPSVDSDHDEDIIDEVGNFDPYSVNGKEARRDIGKYCSVAEVSWMNVCKEQLEYASDALQKFRSLVEQLSKVDPTRMNCDERLAFWINLYNALIMHAYLAYGVPGNDIKLFSLMQKACYKVGGQSFSAAEIEFIILKMKNPAHRPQISLMLALHKFRVTEEHKRYSVDDVEPLALFALSSGMFSSPAVRIFSAENVRQQLQESMRDYIRASVGINDKGKLTVPALLQSYGKGAVEDSLLADWICRQLTPAQVAAVQDTTSSRKQRLLGFRSFTVVPFDSTFRYLFLPDDHH, from the exons ATGCTGTGCGTCCGCGCGGAGGACGCGCTGGCGGCAGCGGCGGCCGTGGCCGCGGCATCCGACAAGATGCGCGCCTCCGTGACCCT GGGCGGCTCGATCCAGAGGGCGATGCAGCGGATGGGCCGCGGCGGCCGGAGGTCGGGCGGCGACGCgtgccccacgccgccgccgccgccggagcagGAGCAGGAGCGCCCGGCGCGTCTCGCGGCGGGGAGCGGCGAGGCGTCGGTGTCGGCGAGCTGCTCCGCG GATGATAGCAGCAATGGTGGCGGCAAGAGGGAAGGGGCCTGGAGGGGCGGCATGCGGCGGTACAGATCGCAGCTCGAGCAGGAA GTCAGGAATTTGCAGAGGCAGCTCCAGGAAGAGATCGACATGCATCTGGCGTTGACAGATGCCATCACACACGATGCCGAGCTGATACTTAAATCTTCCACAAAGCTACCAAACAAG GCGCAGGAGCTCGTAGATAGCATATCCTCTTTAGAAATCACTATCTCAAAGCTCGAGACGGATCTAAGCGATTTACGCTACCAGCTGTGTCATGTAAGGACTGAAAGGTTACTAGTAGAAAGTAATCCAGAATGCTTACTATCGACACCATCAACTAGTAAATGCACAGGGGATGAA CACACATCGGCGTTAAGAGATTTTAAGTTGGAGGAATATGAGTCAGTTCAGTCAATGGAAGAATATCTATACCCTGAACTTGAAGAACGGCACGATGTTGAAAAAGAGAGTGAAAATAGGGAGAAGATGTCTACAAGTGGGCAGCTAGAAGAGCACCAAGACGTCAGTTTAAATATATTTCTAGAAAAACACCAAGATGAAGAG ATGCAAGAGCCAAGCTCTACAGAGAAGGATGGCAAAGAGTATCTTGGAATAGATGCATTGTCATTTAGGGAACCTGATCCGAAGAAACACAGCATGAATGGAAACATGTGCAACAATCCAAATCAGCTCTCTGGAGAGATGGTGCGCTGCATGAGAGATATCTTCCTACATTTATCTCGATCGTCGAAGATATCACCAAAGTTGTCTTCTGATAATTCGTCTTCATCAGCGGGATGTTTATCTGGCTCTACATTTACGTCTGTGTCAGATTCATCTTTAATGGCCTCAGTGCTGCGAAGCCCTTCAGTTGATTCAGATCACGATGAAGATATTATAGATGAAGTGGGGAACTTTGATCCATACAGTGTTAATGGGAAGGAAGCTCGAAGAGACATTGGGAAGTACTGTTCAGTAGCCGAAGTATCTTGGATGAATGTATGCAAGGAACAGCTTGAATATGCATCTGATGCTCTCCAAAAATTCAG GTCCCTTGTGGAGCAACTATCAAAGGTTGATCCTACCCGTATGAACTGTGACGAGCGGTTAGCGTTTTGGATCAACCTTTACAATGCCCTAATAATGCAT GCATATTTAGCTTATGGAGTCCCCGGGAACGACATTAAGCTTTTCTCGCTAATGCAGAAG GCCTGTTACAAGGTTGGTGGGCAGTCCTTCAGTGCAGCTGAAATAGAGTTTATAATCCTAAAGATGAAGAACCCAGCACACCGGCCACAGATC TCTTTGATGTTAGCCCTTCACAAGTTCAGAGTCACCGAGGAGCACAAGAGGTATTCGGTCGACGACGTGGAGCCCCTGGCGTTGTTTGCACTGAGCAGCGGGATGTTCTCCTCACCTGCT GTGAGGATTTTCTCGGCCGAGAACGTTCGGCAGCAGCTGCAGGAGTCGATGAGGGACTACATCCGGGCGTCGGTCGGGATCAACGACAAGGGGAAGCTCACTGTCCCGGCGCTGCTGCAGAGCTACGGCAAGGGCGCGGTGGAGGACTCGCTGCTGGCCGACTGGATCTGCCGGCAGCTGACGCCGGCCCAGGTCGCGGCGGTGCAGGACACCACGTCGTCGCGCAAGCAGCGGCTCCTCGGCTTCCGCAGCTTCACCGTCGTCCCGTTCGACTCGACATTCCGGTACCTCTTCCTGCCCGACGACCACCACTAG